A stretch of the Azorhizobium caulinodans ORS 571 genome encodes the following:
- a CDS encoding MdtB/MuxB family multidrug efflux RND transporter permease subunit, translating to MNPSRPFIERPVATSLLMAAVLLVGALAFRFLPLSALPEVDYPTIAVRTFYPGASPEVMTSAVTAPLERQLGQMANLKQMSSVSSAGASIITLQFGLDLTLDVAEQEVQAAINAAGNLLPSDLPAPPIYAKVNPADAPILTLAVTSKTLSPTALEDIADTRVAQKLSQIQGVGLVSLGGGQRPAVRIRANLSALAAYGLNIDDLRTSISNANVNSPKGNFDGPMRAYSVTANDQIKDPAVYRDLVIAYRKGAPVRLSQVAEVIDGAENDKLAAWMNTTPAIILNIQRQPGANVIAVVNEIKAILPELTANLPSAVQVDILTDRTTTIRASVLDTEIELVFAVALVVLVIFLFLRNLPATVIPSLSVPLSIVGTFAVMYLAGFSLNNLSLMALTIATGFVVDDAIVMIENIARYVEEGMEPYEAALKGSAQIGFTIVSLTVSLIAVLIPLLFMADVIGRLFREFAITLSVTILISAVVSLTLVPMLCARMLKAAPHRPAEASRRIGWFDRLIAAYGRMLKVVLRHQITTLMVALGTLALTVALYVVIPKGFFPVQDTGLIQGVTEASQSISFSAMAERQQALVTELLKDPNVENVTSFIGADGTNTTLNSGRLQIALKPRDDRDMGVLDVIRELNARVANVRGISLYMQPVQDLTVDATVARGQYQFILSDTNPQELSQWVPKLVDALAARPELQDVSSNLLDKGLAVDITLDRDTAARFGITTATLDNALYDAFGQRIISTIFTQTNQYRVILEADPALQANLKSLENVHVPSSAGGQVPLSAIATITERTAPLQIAHLSQFPAVTVSFNLAPGVALGEAVEIVKEVERGIGLPASITTAFQGAALAFQGALSNQLLLILAALVTVYVVLGVLYESYIHPITILSTLPSASVGALLALMATGGELDVIGIIGIILLIGIVKKNAIMMIDFALDAERNQGMAPEEAIYQACLLRFRPILMTTMAAILGALPLVLGQGAGSELRSPLGICIIGGLVASQILTLFTTPVIYLMFERAARRLARWTGRAPEEALP from the coding sequence CTTCATCGAGCGCCCCGTCGCCACATCGCTGCTTATGGCGGCGGTGCTGCTGGTGGGCGCGCTCGCCTTCCGCTTCCTGCCGCTCTCGGCGCTGCCGGAGGTGGACTATCCCACCATTGCGGTGCGCACCTTCTATCCCGGTGCCAGCCCGGAGGTGATGACCTCGGCCGTGACGGCGCCGCTGGAGCGCCAGCTCGGCCAGATGGCGAACCTCAAGCAGATGAGTTCGGTCAGCTCCGCCGGCGCCTCCATCATCACGCTCCAGTTCGGTCTCGACCTGACGCTGGACGTGGCCGAGCAGGAGGTGCAGGCGGCCATCAATGCCGCCGGCAACCTGCTGCCGAGTGACCTGCCCGCCCCGCCCATCTATGCCAAGGTCAATCCGGCCGACGCACCGATCCTCACCCTTGCGGTCACGTCGAAGACCCTGAGCCCGACGGCGCTGGAGGACATCGCCGACACGCGGGTGGCGCAGAAGCTTTCGCAGATCCAGGGCGTCGGTCTCGTCAGCCTCGGCGGCGGTCAGCGGCCGGCGGTGCGCATTCGCGCCAATCTCTCGGCGCTCGCCGCCTACGGCCTCAACATCGACGATCTGCGCACCAGCATTTCCAACGCCAACGTCAACAGCCCCAAGGGCAATTTCGACGGGCCGATGCGCGCCTATTCGGTGACGGCCAACGACCAGATCAAGGACCCGGCCGTCTATCGCGACCTCGTCATCGCCTATCGCAAGGGCGCGCCGGTCCGGCTGTCGCAGGTGGCCGAGGTGATCGACGGAGCGGAAAACGACAAGCTCGCCGCCTGGATGAACACGACGCCGGCCATCATCCTCAACATCCAGCGCCAGCCGGGCGCCAACGTCATCGCGGTGGTGAACGAGATCAAGGCGATCCTGCCGGAACTCACCGCCAACCTGCCCTCCGCCGTTCAGGTGGACATCCTCACCGACCGCACCACCACCATCCGCGCCTCCGTGCTCGATACGGAGATCGAGCTGGTGTTCGCCGTGGCCCTCGTGGTGCTGGTGATCTTCCTCTTCCTGCGCAACCTGCCGGCGACCGTCATCCCGAGCCTGTCCGTGCCGCTCTCCATCGTCGGCACGTTCGCGGTCATGTATCTGGCGGGCTTCAGCCTCAACAATCTTTCGCTGATGGCTCTCACCATCGCCACCGGCTTCGTGGTGGACGATGCGATCGTGATGATCGAGAACATCGCCCGCTATGTGGAAGAGGGGATGGAGCCCTATGAAGCGGCGCTGAAGGGCTCGGCGCAGATCGGCTTCACCATCGTCTCGCTCACCGTCTCGCTGATCGCGGTGCTGATCCCGCTGCTGTTCATGGCGGACGTGATCGGCCGCCTGTTCCGCGAATTCGCGATCACCCTGTCCGTCACCATCCTCATCTCGGCGGTGGTCTCGCTCACCCTCGTGCCCATGCTGTGCGCGCGCATGCTGAAGGCGGCGCCCCACCGCCCCGCCGAGGCCTCCCGGCGCATCGGCTGGTTCGACCGGCTGATCGCCGCCTATGGCCGGATGCTGAAGGTGGTGCTGCGCCACCAGATCACGACCCTGATGGTCGCCCTCGGCACGCTCGCCCTGACGGTGGCGCTCTACGTGGTCATCCCCAAGGGCTTCTTCCCGGTGCAGGACACGGGGCTCATCCAGGGCGTGACCGAAGCCTCCCAGTCCATTTCCTTCTCCGCCATGGCCGAGCGCCAGCAGGCGCTGGTGACGGAACTGCTGAAGGATCCGAACGTCGAGAACGTCACCTCCTTCATCGGTGCCGACGGCACCAACACCACGCTGAACAGCGGCCGGCTCCAGATCGCGCTGAAACCCCGCGACGACCGGGACATGGGCGTGCTCGACGTGATCCGCGAGCTGAACGCGCGCGTCGCCAACGTGCGCGGCATCTCGCTCTACATGCAGCCGGTGCAGGATCTTACCGTGGATGCCACGGTCGCGCGGGGCCAGTACCAGTTCATCCTCTCGGATACCAATCCGCAGGAGCTCTCCCAGTGGGTGCCCAAGCTCGTGGACGCCCTCGCCGCGCGGCCCGAGTTGCAGGACGTTTCCAGCAACCTTCTGGACAAGGGCCTCGCGGTTGACATCACCCTCGACCGCGACACCGCCGCGCGCTTCGGCATCACCACGGCGACGCTCGACAATGCGCTCTATGACGCCTTCGGGCAGCGCATCATCTCCACCATCTTCACGCAGACCAACCAGTATCGCGTGATCCTCGAGGCGGACCCGGCGCTCCAGGCCAATTTGAAGTCGCTGGAGAATGTTCATGTGCCCTCCTCCGCCGGCGGGCAGGTGCCGCTCTCGGCCATCGCCACCATCACCGAGCGCACGGCGCCGCTCCAGATCGCCCATCTGAGCCAGTTTCCCGCCGTCACCGTCTCCTTCAACCTCGCGCCCGGCGTGGCGCTGGGCGAGGCGGTGGAGATCGTGAAGGAGGTGGAGCGCGGCATCGGCTTGCCGGCCAGCATCACCACCGCCTTCCAGGGCGCGGCGCTGGCCTTCCAGGGGGCGCTGTCAAACCAGCTCCTGCTGATCCTTGCGGCGCTGGTGACGGTCTATGTGGTGCTGGGCGTGCTCTATGAGAGCTACATCCACCCCATCACCATCCTCTCCACCCTGCCCTCCGCCAGCGTCGGCGCGCTGCTGGCGCTGATGGCGACCGGCGGGGAGCTGGATGTCATCGGCATCATCGGCATCATCCTGCTCATCGGCATCGTGAAGAAGAACGCGATCATGATGATCGACTTCGCCCTCGATGCGGAGCGCAACCAGGGCATGGCGCCGGAGGAAGCCATCTATCAGGCCTGCCTGCTGCGCTTCCGGCCGATCCTGATGACCACCATGGCGGCCATCCTCGGCGCCCTGCCGCTGGTGTTGGGACAGGGCGCGGGCTCGGAGCTGCGGTCGCCGCTCGGCATCTGCATCATCGGCGGTCTCGTGGCGAGCCAGATCCTCACCCTGTTCACCACGCCGGTCATCTATCTGATGTTCGAGCGCGCCGCCCGGCGCCTCGCCCGCTGGACCGGCCGCGCGCCGGAAGAGGCGCTGCCGTGA
- a CDS encoding efflux RND transporter permease subunit, producing MNISAPFIRRSVATTLLTIGLGLSGLLAYFNLPVAPLPQVDIPTIQVSASMPGASPDTMASTVATPLERHLGQIADVSEITSNSTLGQTRITLQFGLSRDIDGAARDVQAAINAARADLPAALRSNPTYRKVNPADAPVMILSLTSDTLSRGQLYDSAATVLQQKLSQVKGVGQVTIGGSSLPAVRVEINPSALSQYGIGLEDVRAALAAANANSPKGAIESKGQRWQIYTNDQASKADAYRSLIIAYRNNAPVRISDVATVEDSVENIRNEGLANGKPSVLILISREPGANIIETIDRVKDLMPELRASIPADITLAIAQDRTATIRASVADVEHALLIAVILVVVVVFAFLRDARAALIPSVAVPVSLLGTFSAMYLLGYSLDNFSLMALTIATGFVVDDAIVVVENVIRHMEAGKSRLEAALAGAREVGFTVLSMSISLIAVFIPLLLMGGIVGRFFREFSVTISVAILVSMVVSLTTTPMMCAYLLRPHRAERPGNRLGRAAERVFKGILAGYARSLDWALAHRLFILLLLGGVVALNVHLFSVVPKGFFPQQDTGMLVGGAQADQSISFQLMRQKLMRFVEIIKSDPAVDSVVGYTGGGQTNSAFVFVSLKPKEERDASADQVIARLRGRLSSVPGATMFLQAMQDVRAGGRQSNAQYQFTLQSDDLALLREWTPKITEALKRNPDLVDVNSDTQEKGLEMQLDINRDTAARLGLSMSQISNTLYDAFGQRQVSTIYAPLNQYHVVMEVAPRYWQDPRTLDDIRISTSGAALAGSLATASVTSQITSTVSSALSAATGTTDTTLDAVRNASTNRIANTTKSGTSTGAAVSTRFSPSIPLSAFASYGPGNAPLAVNHQGLFAAATISFNLPEGKTIGDAVASIQRTMVEIGTPASVHGTFQGTAKVFQQSLSSQPLLILLALATVYVVLGVLYESFIHPITILSTLPSAGLGAVLALIAFNTEFSLIALIGVILLIGIVKKNAIMMVDFALEAERQQGLPPAAAIREACLQRFRPILMTTLAAVFGALPLALASGTGAELRQPLGISIIGGLLVSQLLTLYSTPVVYLWLDRLRGRERRRRLAPAPAE from the coding sequence GTGAACATTTCGGCGCCCTTCATCCGACGGTCGGTTGCCACCACGCTGCTGACCATCGGCCTTGGCCTGTCCGGGCTGCTCGCCTATTTCAACCTGCCGGTGGCGCCGCTGCCGCAGGTGGACATCCCGACCATCCAGGTGAGCGCCTCCATGCCGGGCGCGAGCCCGGACACCATGGCCTCCACGGTGGCGACGCCGCTGGAGCGCCATCTCGGCCAGATCGCCGACGTGAGCGAGATCACCTCCAACAGCACGCTCGGCCAGACCCGCATCACGCTCCAGTTCGGCCTCAGCCGCGACATCGACGGTGCCGCACGCGACGTGCAGGCTGCCATCAACGCCGCCCGTGCGGACCTGCCGGCGGCCCTGCGCAGCAATCCGACCTATCGCAAGGTCAACCCGGCGGACGCGCCTGTGATGATCCTGTCGCTCACCTCGGACACGCTGAGCCGCGGCCAGCTCTATGACAGTGCCGCCACGGTGCTCCAGCAGAAGCTCTCGCAGGTGAAGGGCGTGGGGCAGGTGACCATCGGCGGCAGTTCCCTGCCGGCGGTGCGGGTGGAAATCAATCCGAGCGCCCTGTCGCAATACGGCATCGGGCTTGAGGACGTGCGCGCGGCGCTCGCCGCCGCCAATGCGAATTCCCCCAAGGGCGCCATCGAGTCCAAAGGCCAGCGCTGGCAGATCTATACCAACGACCAGGCCTCCAAGGCGGACGCCTACCGCTCCCTCATCATTGCCTATCGCAACAATGCGCCCGTGCGCATTTCGGATGTCGCGACGGTCGAGGACTCGGTGGAGAACATCCGCAACGAGGGGCTCGCCAATGGCAAGCCCTCGGTACTCATCCTCATCTCCCGCGAGCCCGGCGCGAACATCATCGAGACCATCGACCGGGTGAAGGACCTGATGCCGGAGTTGCGGGCCTCGATCCCCGCCGACATCACGCTCGCCATCGCGCAGGACCGCACCGCCACCATCCGCGCCTCGGTGGCGGACGTGGAACATGCCCTCCTCATCGCCGTCATTCTGGTGGTGGTCGTCGTCTTCGCCTTCCTGCGGGATGCGCGGGCGGCGCTCATCCCCAGCGTGGCGGTGCCGGTGTCGCTGCTCGGCACCTTCTCGGCCATGTATCTGCTGGGCTACAGCCTCGACAATTTCTCCCTCATGGCGCTCACCATCGCCACCGGCTTCGTGGTGGATGACGCCATCGTGGTGGTGGAGAACGTCATCCGCCACATGGAGGCGGGCAAGTCGCGCCTCGAGGCGGCGCTGGCGGGGGCGCGGGAGGTGGGCTTCACCGTGCTCTCCATGAGCATCTCGCTCATCGCCGTCTTCATTCCGCTGCTGCTCATGGGCGGCATCGTCGGCCGCTTCTTCCGGGAATTCTCCGTCACCATCTCGGTGGCGATCCTCGTCTCCATGGTGGTGTCGCTGACCACCACGCCCATGATGTGCGCCTATCTGCTGCGCCCGCACCGGGCAGAGCGGCCGGGCAACCGGCTGGGCCGTGCGGCGGAACGCGTGTTCAAGGGCATCCTCGCCGGCTATGCGCGCTCCCTCGACTGGGCGCTGGCGCACCGTCTCTTCATCCTGCTGCTGCTCGGCGGCGTGGTGGCGCTCAACGTCCACCTCTTCTCCGTCGTGCCCAAGGGGTTCTTCCCGCAGCAGGACACCGGCATGCTGGTGGGCGGCGCGCAGGCGGACCAGAGCATCTCTTTCCAGCTCATGCGCCAGAAGCTCATGCGCTTCGTGGAGATCATCAAGTCCGATCCGGCCGTGGACAGTGTGGTGGGCTATACCGGCGGCGGGCAGACCAATTCCGCCTTCGTCTTCGTCTCGCTGAAGCCCAAGGAGGAACGGGACGCCTCCGCCGATCAGGTCATCGCCCGGCTGCGCGGTCGCCTGTCGTCCGTCCCCGGCGCCACCATGTTCCTTCAGGCCATGCAGGACGTGCGGGCGGGCGGGCGCCAGTCCAATGCCCAGTACCAGTTCACGCTCCAGAGCGACGATCTCGCCCTGCTGCGCGAATGGACGCCCAAGATCACGGAAGCTCTCAAGCGCAACCCCGACCTCGTGGACGTGAATTCGGACACGCAGGAAAAGGGGCTGGAGATGCAGCTCGACATCAACCGGGACACCGCCGCCCGGCTGGGGCTCTCCATGAGCCAGATCAGCAACACGCTCTATGACGCCTTCGGCCAGCGGCAGGTCTCCACCATCTACGCGCCGCTGAACCAGTATCACGTGGTCATGGAGGTGGCGCCGCGTTACTGGCAGGACCCGCGCACGCTGGACGACATCCGCATCTCCACCAGCGGCGCGGCGCTGGCGGGGAGCCTTGCCACCGCATCGGTCACGAGCCAGATCACCTCAACGGTCTCCAGCGCGCTCTCGGCCGCCACGGGCACGACCGATACGACGCTCGATGCGGTGCGCAACGCCAGCACGAACCGCATCGCCAACACCACGAAATCCGGCACCTCCACGGGCGCGGCGGTGAGCACCCGCTTCTCGCCCTCCATCCCGCTGTCTGCTTTCGCCTCCTACGGGCCGGGCAATGCGCCGCTGGCGGTGAACCATCAGGGCCTGTTCGCCGCCGCGACCATTTCCTTCAACCTGCCGGAGGGCAAGACCATCGGCGATGCGGTGGCTTCCATCCAGCGCACGATGGTGGAGATCGGCACGCCCGCCAGCGTCCACGGCACCTTCCAGGGGACGGCCAAGGTGTTCCAGCAGTCGCTGTCCTCCCAGCCGCTGTTGATCCTGCTGGCGCTGGCGACGGTCTATGTGGTGCTGGGCGTGCTCTATGAGAGCTTCATCCACCCCATCACCATCCTCTCCACTTTGCCCTCCGCCGGACTCGGCGCGGTGCTGGCGCTGATCGCCTTCAACACCGAGTTCAGCCTTATCGCGCTGATCGGTGTGATCCTGCTCATCGGCATCGTGAAGAAGAATGCCATCATGATGGTGGACTTCGCGCTGGAAGCGGAGCGCCAGCAGGGCCTGCCGCCGGCCGCCGCCATCCGCGAAGCCTGTCTCCAGCGCTTCCGCCCGATCCTGATGACCACGCTGGCGGCAGTCTTCGGCGCCCTGCCACTGGCGCTCGCCTCCGGCACGGGTGCCGAGCTACGCCAGCCGCTCGGCATCTCGATCATCGGCGGGCTGCTGGTGAGCCAGTTGCTCACCCTCTATTCGACACCCGTCGTCTATCTCTGGCTGGATCGCCTGCGGGGTCGCGAGCGCCGCCGCCGGCTTGCGCCGGCGCCCGCGGAATGA
- a CDS encoding TspO/MBR family protein — protein MTAQRIRLLSPQGLGQVALAVLPVVAASVLGQIATFPNLAPWYAGLVKPAFNPPNWIFGPVWTTLYVLMAYAAWRILRLPEATPGRSTALTLFFLQLVLNAAWSWMFFYLHSPLLGVLNIGPQWLVILATIGAFWRLDRLAGACLVPLAAWVGFASVLNFTLWQLNG, from the coding sequence ATGACGGCACAGCGCATTCGGCTTCTTTCCCCGCAGGGTCTCGGGCAGGTGGCGCTCGCGGTGCTGCCGGTGGTTGCCGCCTCCGTGCTTGGGCAGATCGCCACCTTCCCCAATCTGGCCCCCTGGTACGCGGGGCTGGTGAAGCCCGCGTTCAACCCGCCGAACTGGATCTTCGGCCCGGTTTGGACGACGCTCTATGTGCTGATGGCCTATGCGGCGTGGCGCATCCTGCGCCTGCCGGAGGCGACGCCCGGACGCTCGACGGCGCTAACGCTGTTCTTCCTCCAGCTCGTGCTCAACGCCGCCTGGTCGTGGATGTTCTTCTATCTCCACAGCCCGCTGCTGGGCGTCCTCAACATCGGCCCGCAGTGGCTGGTCATCCTCGCGACCATCGGCGCCTTCTGGCGGCTGGACCGGCTGGCGGGCGCCTGCCTCGTGCCGCTGGCCGCCTGGGTGGGGTTCGCCAGCGTGCTCAACTTCACCCTCTGGCAGCTGAACGGCTGA